Proteins encoded within one genomic window of Citrobacter amalonaticus Y19:
- a CDS encoding DUF2857 domain-containing protein: protein MIPSLNYAVLTDALHALKEGNIRHCESLGFTYNELEAINNLSVDELFILSRASAQFLNVTIHHEVLRQLLAQTRQEIQLQQRINRAIALGGSIELLGDFFGLSSAEISARRRFIGISISQGRTRIPDEDMDARIWRLWKPRRPDNLLSMDALDVMMDITESFSGEAAGDSLSLTVVWNRITLCEKETQGALHNG, encoded by the coding sequence ATGATCCCGTCATTAAATTATGCCGTTTTGACAGATGCATTACATGCGTTGAAAGAAGGAAATATCCGTCATTGTGAATCGCTTGGTTTTACCTATAACGAATTGGAAGCCATTAATAATTTATCTGTGGATGAACTTTTTATTCTGAGTCGTGCCTCTGCCCAGTTTCTAAATGTCACTATTCATCATGAAGTCCTGCGCCAGCTTCTTGCCCAGACAAGGCAGGAAATTCAGCTACAACAAAGGATAAACCGGGCTATCGCGTTGGGTGGTTCGATTGAGTTACTCGGCGATTTTTTTGGCCTGTCATCCGCTGAAATCAGTGCAAGACGCCGGTTTATTGGAATTAGTATTTCACAAGGCAGAACGCGAATACCGGATGAGGATATGGATGCCAGGATCTGGCGGCTGTGGAAACCTCGTCGCCCGGATAACCTGCTGTCTATGGATGCGCTGGATGTGATGATGGATATAACTGAATCTTTTTCCGGCGAGGCTGCGGGAGATTCCCTCTCACTTACTGTTGTCTGGAACCGCATTACGTTGTGTGAAAAAGAGACGCAGGGAGCATTACATAATGGATGA
- a CDS encoding ParB family protein, with protein sequence MKNDQGILMPVELEQLRAFDLNPRITRNPNYDEIKESIRHRGLEQLPQITRRPGEDFYIIASGGNTRLAILNELWLETHDKKYWNIICHYREWHTDRSIEEGNLDCLLGHLVENDKRGALTFIERALGVQNAVEIYKKLNSECYQRDLVSMLSQAGYSVSQTQLSIMSSTIQYLLPYIPELLYSGMSRKNTERLLTLRSNTERFWDKYCQEFLPASAHQVPLFDDIFAMALTSFNEPTADFSLEHIQDELTGLVSQTLNIDYNTVALVTDARAQKCNTILGSEPVPELPDISEQRWVEQKYRDRISPEESSQGRDHSETDTPSDQSLSDFGERETISSDRVTTPASNTHYSEPGFLSDHQVTSALPTDELFLGRDRQFDTQEALSALIDQMAWELAGNAGLEFLISPASDGIFDIASPEGELSNEGKIYWQILSFLAGKLPGSAVIWRKMLTGSPDISAGISEETLIKIFQLTLHIRHLYDKQRQGELL encoded by the coding sequence ATGAAAAATGATCAGGGCATACTTATGCCTGTTGAACTGGAACAATTGCGGGCATTTGATTTAAATCCGCGTATTACCCGTAACCCGAACTATGATGAAATTAAAGAATCTATCCGTCATCGCGGACTTGAACAGTTACCACAAATTACCCGTCGACCTGGCGAGGATTTTTATATTATCGCCAGCGGCGGCAATACGCGTCTGGCGATACTCAATGAGCTTTGGCTGGAAACTCATGACAAAAAATACTGGAATATAATCTGCCATTATCGCGAATGGCATACAGACAGGAGTATTGAAGAAGGTAATCTTGATTGCCTGTTGGGGCATCTTGTAGAAAATGATAAGCGAGGGGCGCTGACTTTTATTGAGCGGGCGCTTGGCGTTCAAAATGCTGTCGAAATATACAAGAAATTAAATAGTGAATGCTATCAGCGGGATTTGGTTAGCATGCTGAGTCAGGCCGGTTATTCTGTTTCACAGACCCAGTTGAGTATTATGTCATCGACTATCCAGTATCTTCTTCCTTATATTCCTGAGCTACTTTATAGTGGGATGTCAAGAAAGAATACTGAGAGGTTGCTGACATTGCGCTCTAATACGGAACGGTTCTGGGATAAATATTGCCAGGAATTTCTTCCGGCGTCGGCACATCAGGTTCCTTTATTTGATGATATCTTTGCAATGGCATTGACATCGTTTAATGAACCGACAGCAGATTTCTCGCTTGAACATATTCAGGATGAACTGACTGGTCTGGTAAGCCAGACGCTGAATATTGATTATAATACTGTTGCACTGGTGACCGATGCCAGAGCACAAAAATGTAATACTATTCTTGGTAGTGAACCTGTTCCTGAACTCCCCGATATCAGCGAACAGCGCTGGGTGGAGCAAAAATACCGGGATAGAATATCGCCCGAAGAATCTTCTCAAGGTCGGGATCACAGTGAAACAGATACACCGTCAGATCAGTCACTTTCTGATTTTGGAGAAAGGGAAACAATTAGCTCTGATAGGGTGACTACTCCTGCATCCAACACTCATTATTCTGAACCGGGATTTTTATCTGATCACCAGGTTACCTCTGCACTACCGACTGATGAGTTATTTCTTGGCAGGGATCGGCAATTTGATACTCAGGAGGCGTTATCGGCGCTAATTGATCAGATGGCCTGGGAACTGGCAGGTAACGCCGGACTGGAGTTCCTTATTTCACCTGCTTCTGATGGGATATTTGATATTGCTTCCCCGGAAGGTGAGTTGTCAAACGAAGGTAAAATTTACTGGCAAATATTATCTTTTCTTGCCGGGAAGTTGCCTGGTAGTGCTGTTATCTGGCGAAAAATGTTAACTGGCTCTCCTGATATTTCTGCGGGAATTAGTGAGGAAACATTGATCAAAATTTTCCAGCTAACACTCCATATCCGCCATTTATACGATAAACAACGTCAGGGAGAATTATTATGA
- a CDS encoding AlpA family transcriptional regulator — MTTYRFLRLKQVMDKTGLKRSQVYTYMKTEGFPKSIKIGPASVAWLESEIDDWINAKVNKR, encoded by the coding sequence ATGACAACCTACCGATTCTTGCGTTTGAAACAGGTAATGGATAAAACAGGTCTGAAACGTTCTCAGGTTTACACTTACATGAAAACAGAAGGATTCCCTAAGTCCATCAAGATTGGCCCAGCCAGCGTAGCATGGCTTGAATCCGAGATTGATGATTGGATTAATGCGAAAGTAAATAAACGTTAA
- a CDS encoding GMC family oxidoreductase, which produces MDYDFIIVGAGSAGCVLANRLSEDPAVKVLLLEAGSKDNNLMIHIPGGVGKLFGPKVNWRFHTEEQEHLDNRRIWYPQGKTLGGSSSINAMIYIRGQRDDYNHWASLGNEGWDYDSVLPYFRKAEDNERFSNHYHGTGGPLWVSDQPTPHVLSKSFVRSMQTWGLPFNHDFNGDTMHGCGFYQVTCRRGRRRSAAVSYLNPVKQRNNLTIMTGARVTRIVTQNGRATGIEVAEGRQRIVYRATTEIVLSSGAINSPRLLMLSGIGDPVDLQAVGIQTVHDLPGVGKNLQDHLCTNLHVGIKDPISYDRQDRYPQALGHGLQWLLYKGGPAAACIVEGGGFATVAGATRPNLQIHMAPAFVVRGGQTAMPGHGFTINSTYLRPRSRGYVKLRSSNFIDEPMINPRYHSDPRDREMSLESVKTIREILCQPDIAKYIDKEVLPGPQAKTDKEIMDYVRQYACCDYHPVGTCKMGLDNMAVVDSRLKVRGLEGLRVVDASIMPKLISGNTNAPAMMIGEKGADMIKQDHC; this is translated from the coding sequence ATGGATTATGATTTTATTATCGTCGGAGCTGGCTCGGCAGGTTGCGTGTTGGCCAACCGATTGAGTGAAGATCCTGCGGTCAAGGTTCTGCTATTAGAGGCCGGTTCAAAAGATAATAATCTGATGATCCACATCCCCGGCGGCGTTGGGAAACTCTTTGGGCCAAAAGTTAACTGGCGTTTTCATACCGAGGAGCAGGAACATCTTGATAACCGTCGCATCTGGTATCCCCAGGGTAAAACGTTGGGCGGTTCTAGCTCCATCAACGCCATGATCTATATTCGTGGCCAGCGTGATGATTACAATCATTGGGCGTCACTGGGTAACGAAGGCTGGGATTATGACAGTGTACTGCCTTACTTCCGCAAGGCAGAAGATAACGAGCGTTTCTCTAACCATTACCACGGAACGGGCGGTCCGCTATGGGTATCCGATCAACCTACGCCACACGTGCTTTCTAAATCCTTTGTTCGCTCAATGCAGACATGGGGCCTGCCGTTTAACCATGATTTCAACGGCGATACCATGCACGGCTGCGGTTTCTATCAGGTCACCTGTCGGAGGGGACGCCGCCGTTCTGCAGCAGTGTCTTACCTGAATCCTGTTAAGCAACGCAATAACCTCACAATAATGACTGGCGCGCGAGTCACCCGCATTGTCACTCAAAACGGTCGCGCCACCGGGATTGAAGTTGCAGAGGGCAGGCAACGGATTGTCTATCGCGCTACCACTGAAATCGTCCTCTCCTCAGGGGCAATCAATTCTCCGCGTTTATTGATGCTTTCAGGTATTGGCGACCCGGTAGATCTTCAAGCTGTTGGCATCCAGACGGTCCACGATCTGCCGGGTGTGGGTAAAAATCTTCAAGATCACCTGTGCACTAATCTTCATGTGGGAATTAAGGACCCTATCAGCTATGACCGGCAGGACCGTTATCCACAGGCGCTGGGGCATGGTTTACAGTGGCTACTCTACAAAGGTGGCCCTGCAGCCGCTTGTATTGTTGAGGGCGGCGGGTTCGCTACGGTAGCAGGGGCAACGAGGCCGAATTTGCAAATTCATATGGCTCCCGCTTTTGTGGTTCGCGGTGGTCAAACGGCAATGCCCGGCCACGGTTTTACCATCAATTCAACGTATCTGCGCCCTCGCAGTCGTGGGTATGTAAAGCTGCGCTCATCAAACTTCATCGATGAACCGATGATTAATCCACGTTATCACAGCGATCCTCGCGACCGGGAAATGTCTCTGGAGTCCGTAAAGACTATCCGCGAGATCCTTTGCCAGCCTGATATCGCTAAATATATCGATAAAGAAGTACTGCCCGGGCCTCAGGCAAAAACAGATAAAGAAATAATGGATTACGTCAGGCAATACGCCTGCTGTGACTACCACCCCGTGGGCACTTGCAAAATGGGCCTCGATAACATGGCAGTGGTCGATTCCCGGCTCAAGGTCAGAGGTCTTGAAGGGCTGCGCGTGGTGGATGCCTCCATCATGCCCAAGCTCATCAGTGGCAACACTAATGCTCCGGCCATGATGATTGGCGAGAAAGGAGCGGACATGATCAAACAGGATCATTGTTAA